Part of the Leptolyngbya sp. BL0902 genome, GCATGGTGCTAGAGCTTGACCCTAACTACAGCATTGATCCCGGTCAGGTGCGGGTTTGGGGGCTGACGGAATCTCAATGGGTGGTGCAGTTGCCTAGTTTTGCTCCAGGGCAGGGTACCGACGACGACCTAGCCTGGACAAGCGCCACCGCAGACACCCCCCAGGCGTCCCCACCCGCCAGTCACCCCTCCACCCAAACCTGGCCCAGCCATTCGTTACCGAGTCAGCCCCTCACCCTGCGCCCCAGGGAAAGAACGGATCCCGTCCCTCCAGCCTATGGAGATCTTCAATCCAAAGCCAATTCAGGGGCGGGGATGGATACGGGGATGGATAGCGTTGTCCTTCCGCCAGCGACGCTTCACCGCAGCGCCACTCCGTCCACCCTCAGCCCGTTTCCCTTTCCCTCGGCGCGGCCTGCCACCCCGCAACCGCCTCCCAATCCGGCGGATGTGAACCTTCGCCTATCGCCCCGCACCAACGCCACCCCCCTGCCGCCGCTGCTCAGCCGCAACCAGATTAGCTATGCCCCAGTGACGACGGTGGCCACGGTGATTCAGGGTATTCAGGCCACGCCCCACGGGTTTTTCATGCCCCTAGCCGGGGCCTCGCCCCAGGTGCAAATCTACCGCACCCGCGACGCCAACCAGATGCGGCAGATTGTGATCGACGTGCTGAATGCCGCCATTCCGTCGCAGCTCACCGCCGATGCGCTTCCGGTGCCCCGCTACGGCGTCTCTCGCTGGACGCTGACCCAGTTCCCCACCCTGCCCCCGGCGGTACGCATCACCCTCAACCTCGATAACGTCAGCCCCGATTGGCAGGTGAGCCCGGTGGCCGGAGGGCTGATGATTACCCCCGTTGGCACAGCCGCCCAGCAAGTGGCCACGGCCCCAACCACGGTGGTGCTGCCTGTCCTCCATACCGCCCCCGGAGGCCAAACCTTCTCCCCAGGGGCCATGGCTCCGGTAGCCCAGGCTCAGCCCGCCGTTAATCCTTTGCCCCAGCATGGTCAGGTGCTGGTAATGATCGATCCGGGCCATGGCGGGGCCGATCCGGG contains:
- a CDS encoding N-acetylmuramoyl-L-alanine amidase; its protein translation is MRVQQVFTGVVGVVGACLFGGMPAKASPRLHTWQFDTGQNRFMFTTEGGVQPQVSLGQHPNRLIIDLPGVVVDEAVADQFIGGAVWAVKVMQVDARTTRMVLELDPNYSIDPGQVRVWGLTESQWVVQLPSFAPGQGTDDDLAWTSATADTPQASPPASHPSTQTWPSHSLPSQPLTLRPRERTDPVPPAYGDLQSKANSGAGMDTGMDSVVLPPATLHRSATPSTLSPFPFPSARPATPQPPPNPADVNLRLSPRTNATPLPPLLSRNQISYAPVTTVATVIQGIQATPHGFFMPLAGASPQVQIYRTRDANQMRQIVIDVLNAAIPSQLTADALPVPRYGVSRWTLTQFPTLPPAVRITLNLDNVSPDWQVSPVAGGLMITPVGTAAQQVATAPTTVVLPVLHTAPGGQTFSPGAMAPVAQAQPAVNPLPQHGQVLVMIDPGHGGADPGAVGIGGLQEKVVVSAVSQHVVNALSRQGIAVQVTRQGDETLDLQPRVDRAAAANATIFVSIHANAVNMQRPEVNGLETYYFSETSLPLANAIHRRVMGSVSMNDRGVKQARFFVLRRTTMPAALIEIGFVTGALDAPKLRDPQWQAQMGQAIAQGIVDYLQSGGR